A single genomic interval of Armigeres subalbatus isolate Guangzhou_Male chromosome 1, GZ_Asu_2, whole genome shotgun sequence harbors:
- the LOC134205951 gene encoding glutathione S-transferase 1-like has protein sequence MGVFYQRFGDYWYPQIFAKQPANPDNLKKMEEGVEFLNTFLAGSQYAAGDELTIADLSLAASAATYEVAGFDFSKYPNVQAWLERCKKNAPGYDINQAGADEFKAKFLS, from the coding sequence ATGGGCGTGTTCTACCAGCGCTTCGGAGACTACTGGTACCCGCAGATCTTCGCCAAGCAGCCCGCCAACCCAGACAACTTGAAAAAGATGGAGGAAGGTGTGGAATTCTTGAACACCTTCCTGGCGGGCAGCCAGTACGCTGCCGGCGATGAGCTGACCATTGCCGATCTGAGCTTGGCCGCCTCCGCTGCCACCTACGAAGTCGCTGGATTCGACTTCTCCAAGTACCCGAATGTGCAGGCTTGGCTCGAACGGTGCAAGAAGAACGCACCCGGCTACGACATCAACCAGGCTGGTGCCGATGAATTCAAAGCAAAGTTCTTGTCCTAA
- the LOC134221691 gene encoding glutathione S-transferase 1-like, producing the protein MSRLFLKLNPQHCVPTLVDGDFALWESRAIMIYLVDRYANAEIGDKLYPLDPQKRALVNQRLYFDMGTLYQRFGDYYYPQIFEGASANPENYSKIGEALEFLNTFLQDQQFIAGGDCLSLADLSVLASLATFEVAGYDFSGYKNVHEWYERIQKIAPSADINRKWAEAARPLFDKIKISN; encoded by the coding sequence ATGTCTCGTTTGTTTCTCAAGCTTAACCCGCAGCATTGCGTTCCAACGCTGGTGGATGGCGACTTCGCATTGTGGGAATCACGTGCGATTATGATTTATTTGGTGGATCGTTACGCGAACGCTGAGATTGGTGACAAGTTGTACCCATTGGATCCGCAGAAACGAGCTTTAGTCAATCAACGTCTGTACTTTGACATGGGAACATTGTATCAACGTTTTGGAGACTATTATTATCCACAGATATTCGAGGGAGCCTCAGCAAACCCAGAGAACTATTCGAAAATTGGTGAAGCTTTAGAGTTTTTGAACACATTTCTGCAAGATCAACAATTTATAGCCGGAGGAGATTGTCTAAGCCTTGCGGATCTGAGCGTATTGGCCTCCTTAGCAACTTTCGAAGTGGCTGGATATGATTTTTCGGGGTACAAAAACGTTCATGAGTGGTATGAGAGAATTCAGAAGATAGCTCCATCGGCAGATATCAACCGAAAGTGGGCAGAAGCTGCGCGGCCACTATTCGATAAAATCAAAATATCCAATTGA